One window of the Candidatus Zixiibacteriota bacterium genome contains the following:
- a CDS encoding conserved exported hypothetical protein (Evidence 4 : Unknown function but conserved in other organisms) — protein MKKVAIIQILFLLTFGIVSSATLSTEYQQDLVGRLEFLRGTGPQPASIFNSAEIPHCGTPITFETFINRNDLNAPYKMQAIQLSNRPNLPNSYASPAGNFLVHYTTLGSDSVYQSSVDLIGPNGTAGADGVPDYVNKIGQIADSVWNFEVNHLGYPAPPSDGFYTAGGTSAYDIYIINLGSTYYGYTPGDSAISSQRATSFIVIDNDYQFPPYSNRPLDAARVTLAHEFFHAIHFGLDYTEYDGPPSDAKLYWWEMSSTWMEEMAYDNINDYYGYLPYYFGYPWVSLLDFSAGYPLHPYGAMVFPLYLTQKFDTAIVKYIWFNCRDMGVGPNFLEAADSGISEISGGEYHLREAFAEFSMWNLFTGTRSSRAPAGYKFEEAVNYPLIPDSLFITHDSIPFLMGWPWIKDTTALVPDIPQSKLNIYKAHIPQNLAAEYIAINDVYRIPDTLRIGFFGIYSSTLGLGWNLGTAMEPLSGSTPYQVSVNYQSPPLSTISKVWTTPGNFRLYAAASVVTTNHSANPGSFGFGYSVNDTALGVMSSMQITPPYPNPALSGNDSVYFPLSLLSGERGVFNVKMSVTLFDIAGVKIKTMDTNLYNFPLFKDMKYPVIAWPLDNGQGKKVAPGVYLALCRVTFDDGTPEQVRKFKLAVIK, from the coding sequence TTGAAAAAGGTAGCCATCATACAAATTTTATTCCTGCTGACTTTCGGGATCGTGTCCTCGGCGACATTATCAACCGAATATCAGCAGGATTTAGTCGGCCGTCTGGAATTTCTGCGCGGGACCGGCCCGCAGCCGGCGTCCATCTTCAATAGTGCAGAAATTCCACATTGCGGCACCCCTATTACTTTCGAGACTTTTATTAATCGAAACGACTTGAATGCTCCATACAAAATGCAGGCCATTCAACTCTCGAACCGCCCGAATTTGCCCAATTCATACGCCTCGCCGGCCGGCAATTTTCTTGTTCATTATACAACCTTGGGGAGCGACTCCGTTTATCAATCAAGTGTCGACTTGATTGGTCCGAATGGCACTGCCGGAGCGGATGGCGTTCCCGATTATGTCAACAAGATCGGTCAAATTGCCGATTCGGTCTGGAATTTTGAAGTGAATCATCTCGGATATCCGGCGCCGCCATCGGATGGATTCTATACCGCCGGCGGGACTTCGGCCTATGATATATATATCATCAATCTCGGTTCGACCTATTACGGCTACACTCCGGGCGATTCGGCGATCTCCAGCCAGAGGGCGACATCTTTTATCGTAATCGATAATGATTACCAGTTCCCGCCGTACAGCAACCGACCTCTCGATGCGGCCCGGGTGACGCTGGCTCATGAATTTTTCCATGCCATTCATTTCGGGCTGGATTATACCGAGTACGACGGACCTCCGTCTGATGCAAAATTGTACTGGTGGGAAATGTCATCGACATGGATGGAAGAAATGGCCTATGATAATATCAACGACTATTATGGTTATCTCCCGTATTATTTCGGATATCCCTGGGTGTCGCTTCTGGATTTTTCCGCCGGATATCCCCTTCATCCGTACGGAGCAATGGTGTTCCCGCTTTACCTGACGCAGAAATTTGATACCGCGATCGTCAAATATATCTGGTTCAATTGCCGCGATATGGGTGTGGGACCGAATTTTCTCGAAGCGGCCGACAGCGGTATAAGCGAGATTTCGGGCGGGGAGTATCACTTGCGAGAAGCCTTTGCGGAATTCTCGATGTGGAACCTTTTCACGGGAACGCGCTCATCGCGTGCCCCGGCGGGATACAAATTCGAAGAAGCGGTCAATTACCCCTTAATTCCGGATTCGCTGTTTATTACTCACGACTCCATTCCATTTTTGATGGGCTGGCCCTGGATCAAAGATACAACGGCCCTGGTTCCCGACATCCCTCAAAGCAAATTGAATATCTATAAGGCTCATATTCCTCAGAATCTGGCGGCCGAATATATTGCCATAAATGATGTTTACCGCATTCCCGATACCCTGCGGATTGGCTTTTTCGGCATCTATAGTTCTACTCTGGGTCTGGGCTGGAATCTGGGGACGGCTATGGAGCCTTTGAGCGGCTCTACCCCTTACCAGGTCAGTGTTAATTATCAATCACCGCCGCTTTCGACGATTTCAAAAGTCTGGACTACCCCGGGTAATTTTCGTCTCTATGCCGCGGCCAGCGTCGTTACTACCAACCATTCCGCGAATCCCGGATCTTTTGGTTTCGGATATAGCGTTAATGATACGGCTCTGGGCGTGATGTCCTCCATGCAGATCACCCCGCCATATCCCAATCCGGCATTGAGCGGCAATGATTCCGTATATTTCCCGCTATCTCTTCTCAGCGGGGAGCGCGGAGTTTTTAACGTTAAGATGTCTGTCACTTTGTTTGATATTGCCGGGGTAAAAATAAAAACCATGGATACGAACCTGTACAATTTCCCTCTCTTCAAAGATATGAAATACCCGGTCATTGCGTGGCCCCTTGACAATGGCCAGGGGAAGAAGGTCGCTCCAGGAGTCTATCTGGCTCTTTGCCGTGTCACCTTCGATGACGGGACCCCCGAACAGGTTCGCAAATTCAAACTGGCCGTGATAAAATGA
- a CDS encoding membrane hypothetical protein (Evidence 5 : Unknown function), producing the protein MISRLQMTTRVAIFAALVFIFSYVSVFIANVNPAFFIVFAAGFIWGAGPGIGVGVIGFFLWSLFNPFGPVVFPLLISQLLGISFSAIIGAVVGKVITPDKFTAKISLWLITAGFLSGLFYHIFVDVVDAWMYQPFWPRLIGGAVFSLITIISNCIIFPLFYPALAYLYAREKKK; encoded by the coding sequence ATGATTTCCCGTCTGCAAATGACAACCAGAGTCGCCATTTTCGCGGCTCTGGTTTTTATTTTTTCCTATGTATCCGTATTTATAGCCAATGTCAATCCAGCTTTTTTTATCGTCTTTGCTGCCGGTTTCATCTGGGGAGCGGGGCCCGGGATCGGGGTTGGTGTTATCGGTTTTTTCCTCTGGTCGCTTTTTAATCCTTTCGGCCCGGTCGTATTCCCGCTATTAATCTCACAATTGCTCGGAATATCATTTTCCGCGATTATCGGGGCGGTCGTGGGCAAGGTCATTACCCCGGACAAATTTACGGCGAAGATCAGCCTTTGGCTGATAACCGCCGGTTTTCTGTCCGGATTGTTTTATCATATTTTTGTTGATGTAGTCGATGCCTGGATGTATCAGCCGTTTTGGCCCCGTCTCATCGGCGGCGCCGTATTTTCGTTGATTACCATAATTTCAAACTGTATAATATTTCCGCTCTTTTATCCGGCTCTGGCTTATTTATATGCCAGAGAAAAGAAAAAATAA
- a CDS encoding hypothetical protein (Evidence 5 : Unknown function), whose product MKMRASIKSLFLITYILTIFAGYGFGQGEPSDTAQIIPTELLPKSDSVRQLPTPPKRPVPITYLEIDDTIAAHFLPERFELADEMTRSFGHDAGDFMKFCPSNFIVDYQLTPYRKTVSPFDLPGNRMNYILDNLTLNPLEHLLEPDNQIDADDIPDASAKRIYNIEGPLGLVFGADNATSSLIMRSIRQDSTVPVSRMVVDKGGKSFANTKGIFAGRSEGGASFRAALEYRKAEVYSGGYSDDAYHQWGELLYPIRNKIRMEFTGRLYHRTGDYYAHPIIYRPSYDRFRRDRDLNAGTSLQLGRTDHLNFHFRHQRSEARLGRLGSSYYRSLDLLDNSGTLSYEALFGTFGLKTAFSAGHQEFHDGGTIHKRWRSVADLKLFQGQKHGGLLAYFRAEKVTGFEILPSGLIQFLDSRESGLLSASIGYSSKFPRQYEIYLTPLKTNLVNANTNDYIEFGDSLLLPEKQLTGNITVSLGKVESDLTLSATGGKVWDGIDWMRSIYHDSSGLTLNSYITGNHDINFLTVSARKKIAMGKTIHWSGGASYHYIKVGNDTDPPYSPDYQGFAGLELYHYILTLDLHLYAYIEALYSSRYHGTLGMDMGEKSQINLKLSFRIKKFRFYYIFQDLQGIEYQSREQYRIVGRLNSYGITWDFLD is encoded by the coding sequence ATGAAAATGCGCGCGTCGATCAAATCGCTTTTTCTAATAACTTATATTCTGACAATATTTGCAGGGTATGGATTCGGGCAAGGTGAGCCATCGGACACAGCGCAAATCATCCCGACTGAATTACTTCCCAAATCGGATTCCGTCAGGCAGTTGCCCACGCCGCCGAAACGACCGGTGCCAATTACATACCTTGAAATCGATGATACTATAGCCGCACATTTTCTGCCGGAACGATTCGAACTTGCCGATGAAATGACCCGTTCCTTCGGACATGATGCCGGCGACTTCATGAAATTTTGTCCCTCCAATTTTATCGTGGATTACCAGTTGACGCCGTACCGAAAGACCGTATCGCCTTTCGATCTACCCGGCAACAGGATGAATTATATTCTCGACAACCTTACTCTGAACCCGCTGGAGCATCTTCTCGAGCCGGACAATCAGATCGATGCCGATGATATCCCCGATGCCTCGGCGAAAAGGATTTACAATATCGAAGGTCCTCTCGGCTTGGTGTTTGGAGCCGATAACGCCACATCTTCGCTGATCATGAGGTCAATTCGACAGGATAGTACGGTCCCGGTTTCAAGAATGGTTGTCGATAAGGGCGGCAAAAGTTTTGCCAATACCAAGGGGATCTTTGCGGGGCGGTCGGAAGGCGGGGCATCATTCCGGGCCGCTTTGGAGTATCGCAAGGCCGAGGTGTATTCCGGAGGATACAGCGATGATGCCTATCATCAATGGGGAGAATTGCTTTATCCGATCAGAAATAAAATTCGGATGGAATTTACGGGACGGCTGTATCATCGGACAGGCGATTACTATGCCCACCCGATCATATACAGGCCGTCCTATGATCGCTTCCGGCGTGACCGTGATTTGAATGCCGGCACTTCCCTTCAATTGGGGCGAACCGATCATTTGAATTTCCATTTTCGCCACCAGCGATCCGAGGCCCGGCTGGGACGGCTGGGCAGTTCGTACTACCGGAGTCTTGATCTACTCGACAATAGTGGGACATTATCGTATGAGGCCCTTTTCGGCACTTTTGGGCTAAAGACCGCTTTCTCCGCGGGACATCAAGAATTTCATGATGGCGGCACTATTCATAAACGGTGGCGATCAGTGGCTGACCTAAAATTATTTCAGGGGCAGAAACATGGCGGCCTCCTGGCTTACTTCCGCGCCGAAAAAGTGACCGGTTTCGAGATTTTGCCTAGCGGATTGATTCAATTTCTTGACAGCCGCGAAAGCGGCCTGCTTTCGGCATCGATCGGTTACAGCAGCAAATTCCCCCGGCAGTATGAAATATATTTGACACCGCTTAAAACCAATCTCGTCAATGCCAATACCAATGACTATATTGAATTTGGCGACTCCCTGCTTCTTCCGGAAAAACAATTAACCGGAAATATCACAGTTTCTCTGGGCAAGGTCGAATCGGATTTGACACTCTCGGCAACCGGCGGCAAAGTCTGGGATGGAATTGACTGGATGCGGAGCATCTATCATGACAGTTCCGGCTTGACGCTCAATTCGTATATTACCGGTAATCACGATATCAATTTCCTGACCGTATCGGCGCGGAAAAAAATTGCCATGGGCAAAACCATTCATTGGTCGGGAGGGGCATCGTATCATTATATTAAAGTCGGCAATGATACCGATCCGCCTTATTCCCCCGATTATCAGGGGTTTGCCGGTCTGGAGTTATATCATTATATTCTGACCCTTGACCTGCACTTGTATGCTTATATTGAAGCTCTTTATTCATCGCGGTATCATGGAACTCTTGGAATGGACATGGGCGAAAAGTCGCAGATAAATTTAAAATTGTCATTCCGCATAAAAAAATTCCGCTTCTATTACATTTTCCAGGATCTGCAGGGAATTGAATATCAAAGCCGGGAACAATACCGAATAGTCGGAAGACTCAATTCCTACGGCATAACCTGGGACTTTCTGGACTGA
- the ahpC gene encoding Alkyl hydroperoxide reductase subunit C, which produces MIKIGEKVPDFEAEAFFGGDTRKIKFSDYRGKWVVMLFYPADFTFVCPTELEEAADHYNSFKEMGAEVLSASTDTVFVHKAWHDNSPAIKKIQYPMLADPTGNLCRMFGTYIEHEGLSFRGTFIIDPDGVLKSYEIHDNSIGRNTREILRKLRAAKFVRESDGLVCPASWEPGKQTLKPGMDLVGKI; this is translated from the coding sequence ATGATTAAGATTGGCGAAAAAGTACCGGACTTTGAAGCGGAGGCTTTCTTCGGGGGCGACACCAGAAAAATAAAATTCTCAGATTACAGAGGGAAGTGGGTCGTGATGCTTTTCTACCCGGCCGACTTTACTTTTGTCTGCCCGACCGAACTGGAAGAGGCTGCCGACCATTACAATTCTTTTAAAGAGATGGGGGCCGAAGTGCTGAGCGCTTCGACCGATACGGTTTTTGTCCACAAGGCCTGGCACGACAATTCCCCGGCCATAAAAAAGATTCAATATCCGATGCTGGCCGATCCGACCGGCAACCTGTGCCGCATGTTCGGCACTTATATCGAGCATGAGGGGCTATCTTTCCGGGGAACCTTTATAATCGACCCCGACGGCGTTTTGAAGTCATATGAAATTCATGACAACAGCATCGGTCGAAACACGCGCGAAATTTTGCGGAAACTTCGGGCCGCCAAGTTTGTTCGGGAAAGTGATGGCCTGGTTTGCCCGGCCAGCTGGGAACCCGGGAAGCAAACGCTCAAACCGGGTATGGATTTGGTCGGAAAAATTTAA
- a CDS encoding Superoxide dismutase has translation MSYEWKFNPRPYSDDDAKKLLKDVVSPETTDWHYNTHHKGYVTALNKIEQGLEKADRAAANGNYSEIGELKRRLTWNHSGALLHDIYWEVLGGDGDPHKGKDVLAAIEKDFGTFDAWKADFKATAISAKLSGWGLLVFDRLYSGRLMNVLVDEHQYGAIWGGVPLISLDVFEHAYYHKDGPGRAKYIDNFLANLNWGRINERFKKFVK, from the coding sequence ATGTCATACGAATGGAAATTTAACCCGCGTCCTTATTCGGACGATGACGCGAAGAAGCTTTTGAAGGATGTCGTTTCACCCGAAACCACCGACTGGCACTACAACACTCATCATAAAGGGTATGTGACGGCTCTTAACAAGATTGAGCAGGGTCTGGAGAAAGCCGATCGGGCCGCCGCCAACGGCAATTATTCCGAAATCGGCGAATTGAAGCGGCGCTTGACCTGGAATCATAGCGGCGCATTATTGCATGATATCTACTGGGAAGTGCTGGGCGGCGACGGCGATCCCCACAAAGGCAAAGACGTTTTGGCCGCAATCGAAAAGGATTTCGGCACTTTTGACGCCTGGAAGGCCGATTTTAAGGCTACGGCCATCTCGGCAAAACTTTCCGGCTGGGGACTCCTCGTTTTTGATCGTCTCTATAGCGGCCGTCTGATGAATGTCCTGGTCGATGAACACCAGTACGGCGCCATCTGGGGCGGGGTGCCGCTCATCTCGCTCGACGTTTTCGAGCATGCCTATTATCACAAAGACGGGCCGGGCCGGGCCAAATATATCGATAATTTCCTCGCGAATTTAAACTGGGGACGAATCAACGAGCGCTTTAAAAAATTCGTGAAGTAA
- a CDS encoding putative Dihydroflavonol-4-reductase (Evidence 3 : Putative function from multiple computational evidences) produces the protein MHKKNILVTGANGHLGRRIVERLPERGYNIIAHYRSPSKVEEFCPPGVRAVVGDINDSSWMSDAFKDIDCVIHTAAKVSLRAGQDEEMYRVNVEGTKNLLRAARASGVKRFIHFSSVAAVGGSIGTELLTESAEFNFNGIRLPYFRTKYEAEQFVLQANNGSFAAVVLNPSIIIFPPERPVTEKKIAPLRRRVPVYFDFGLNLVHADDVVEAAINAIEMGRGGERYILAGENTTPKMAIKLTRKYFGMKKPLIKLPIFSLYPIFALYEIYYNVFNRDGKGARLNRGLARLAKMRFFYSSNKAIRELNFRPRTLEQMIRNILTL, from the coding sequence ATGCATAAGAAGAATATACTTGTTACGGGCGCCAACGGACACCTCGGGAGACGAATCGTGGAAAGGCTCCCTGAACGGGGATATAATATTATTGCCCATTATCGAAGCCCCTCCAAGGTTGAGGAATTCTGCCCACCCGGAGTGAGAGCAGTGGTGGGTGATATCAACGATTCATCATGGATGTCAGACGCTTTTAAGGACATTGACTGTGTCATTCATACGGCCGCTAAGGTCTCTCTCCGGGCGGGGCAGGACGAAGAGATGTATCGTGTCAATGTTGAAGGGACAAAGAACCTCCTTCGCGCGGCCCGGGCGTCCGGGGTCAAGAGATTCATCCACTTTTCCAGCGTGGCCGCAGTCGGGGGGTCAATTGGTACGGAACTTCTTACGGAGTCGGCCGAGTTCAATTTTAACGGAATCAGATTGCCCTATTTTCGGACTAAATATGAGGCCGAACAATTTGTGCTTCAAGCGAATAACGGGTCTTTTGCGGCCGTGGTGCTTAATCCGTCCATTATCATATTTCCTCCCGAAAGGCCCGTCACTGAGAAGAAAATTGCGCCATTGCGACGCCGGGTACCGGTCTATTTTGATTTCGGATTAAACCTGGTGCACGCCGATGATGTAGTCGAGGCGGCCATAAACGCCATTGAAATGGGACGGGGCGGGGAACGTTATATTCTGGCCGGTGAAAATACGACGCCGAAGATGGCAATCAAATTGACTCGGAAATATTTCGGCATGAAAAAACCTTTGATCAAATTGCCCATTTTTTCTCTGTACCCGATTTTTGCACTTTATGAAATATATTATAATGTCTTTAACCGCGATGGAAAAGGGGCTCGTTTGAACCGAGGGCTGGCGCGGCTGGCCAAAATGCGCTTCTTCTACTCGTCGAATAAGGCCATCAGGGAATTGAATTTCAGGCCCCGGACGCTGGAGCAGATGATCCGGAATATTCTAACTCTTTGA
- a CDS encoding putative membrane protein (Evidence 3 : Putative function from multiple computational evidences): MDLKIMLSEHLVSLLIGMALSISIAFISFRLKALTAGGGVGTAIVGTIVFALGGMAAAVPLIIFFVTSSLLSHITPRRKIRALMLADKGKRRDIMQVFANGGIGAICVVLHAVTGNTFWFFCFLASICEAAADTWATEIGTMAASNPVSIISFRKIDPGMSGGITLIGTLAATAGAILVAFGSVPFIGWNRSPDDSLTGPIIASIIAGFAGSIIDSIVGASIQARFRCPVCGKATEKDIHCNRPTVLKGGVRFINNDIVNLLGTLSAAIFVLLFLR, from the coding sequence ATGGATTTAAAAATTATGCTTTCGGAGCATCTCGTTTCTCTTCTGATCGGGATGGCTCTTTCCATCTCCATTGCATTTATTTCCTTTCGTCTGAAGGCCCTGACCGCTGGGGGAGGGGTGGGCACGGCGATTGTGGGAACAATTGTCTTTGCGCTGGGAGGAATGGCCGCCGCCGTTCCTTTAATTATCTTTTTTGTTACATCGTCGCTTTTGAGTCATATAACGCCGCGGCGAAAAATCCGAGCACTGATGCTGGCGGACAAAGGAAAAAGGCGCGACATCATGCAAGTGTTCGCCAATGGCGGAATTGGCGCAATCTGCGTGGTTTTACATGCCGTCACCGGAAACACCTTCTGGTTTTTCTGTTTTCTCGCATCCATATGCGAAGCTGCCGCCGATACCTGGGCGACCGAAATCGGCACCATGGCCGCCTCGAATCCGGTTTCGATAATTTCGTTCCGAAAGATTGACCCCGGGATGTCCGGCGGAATTACTCTCATAGGAACATTGGCCGCCACAGCCGGGGCCATTCTTGTCGCTTTTGGTTCCGTCCCCTTTATAGGATGGAACCGGTCACCGGACGATTCTCTTACAGGTCCAATTATCGCATCTATCATTGCCGGTTTTGCCGGCTCGATAATCGATTCGATAGTGGGGGCTTCTATTCAGGCCAGATTTCGATGCCCGGTGTGCGGTAAGGCCACGGAAAAGGATATTCACTGCAATCGTCCAACTGTTTTGAAGGGAGGCGTTAGATTCATTAATAATGACATTGTGAATCTCCTGGGAACTCTTTCGGCGGCCATTTTTGTCCTGCTATTCCTCCGGTAG